Proteins from one Nitrospirota bacterium genomic window:
- a CDS encoding ammonium transporter, with product MIVATALVMLMTIPGLALFYGGLSKRKDTLNTIAMSFVTFCIVSVLWVLYGFSFSFSGDIGGFIGDSAKVMLRGVTAGSINDLAKTIPENIFIVYQLTFAAITVALASGAYIERMKFSAWVLFSILWMTLCYVPVAHWVWGGGFLAKLGALDFAGGTVVHINAGVAALVGALVLGRRREASLIPNNLTLVVTGAGLLWFGWFGFNAGSALGASGLAGAAFINTNTATAIAAVAWMLVEWLHSKKPTVLGLASGAVAGLVAITPAAGFVNITGALIIGAAAGVVSFFSVAVMKPRLGYDDTLDAFGIHGVAGTLGAILTGVFADPAVNELGRGLLYGNPGQLITQLIAAGVTVVYTGVVTFIIFMVIKALVGIRVDAESEVTGLDESEHGERAYNLQQHVGGSLHHEPGKGKESAAALGHGGSIYAPDTK from the coding sequence ATGATCGTGGCCACGGCCCTCGTCATGCTCATGACCATCCCCGGTCTCGCCCTCTTCTATGGCGGACTCTCAAAGCGCAAGGACACCCTCAACACCATCGCCATGTCCTTCGTCACCTTCTGCATCGTCAGCGTCCTGTGGGTCCTCTACGGCTTCAGCTTCTCTTTCAGCGGCGACATAGGCGGCTTTATCGGCGACAGCGCCAAGGTGATGCTCAGGGGCGTCACTGCCGGCAGCATCAACGACCTCGCCAAGACCATTCCCGAGAACATCTTCATTGTCTACCAGCTCACCTTTGCGGCGATCACCGTCGCCCTGGCGAGCGGCGCCTATATCGAGCGGATGAAGTTCTCGGCCTGGGTCCTCTTCTCCATACTCTGGATGACGCTCTGCTATGTGCCGGTGGCCCACTGGGTATGGGGCGGCGGGTTCCTGGCGAAGCTGGGGGCCCTCGACTTCGCCGGGGGCACGGTCGTTCATATCAATGCGGGCGTTGCCGCGCTCGTCGGGGCCCTGGTGCTGGGCAGACGGCGCGAGGCCTCCCTCATTCCCAACAACCTGACCCTGGTGGTGACCGGCGCAGGGCTGCTGTGGTTCGGCTGGTTCGGGTTCAATGCAGGCTCTGCATTGGGCGCAAGCGGCCTTGCAGGGGCGGCCTTCATCAACACCAATACGGCAACGGCCATTGCGGCAGTGGCCTGGATGCTCGTGGAGTGGCTGCACTCGAAGAAGCCCACGGTGCTGGGGCTCGCCTCGGGGGCGGTGGCCGGCCTGGTGGCGATCACCCCTGCTGCGGGGTTCGTCAACATCACGGGGGCGCTCATCATCGGGGCTGCTGCGGGGGTGGTGTCGTTCTTCTCGGTGGCGGTGATGAAGCCCCGGCTCGGCTATGACGATACGCTCGATGCCTTCGGCATTCACGGTGTTGCCGGCACGCTCGGTGCCATTCTGACGGGAGTGTTTGCGGACCCTGCGGTCAATGAGCTCGGCAGGGGACTGCTGTACGGCAACCCGGGGCAGCTGATAACGCAGCTCATCGCCGCGGGCGTTACGGTCGTCTATACCGGGGTGGTGACCTTCATTATCTTCATGGTCATCAAGGCCCTCGTGGGCATCAGGGTCGACGCTGAAAGCGAGGTCACCGGCCTCGACGAAAGCGAGCACGGAGAACGAGCGTACAACCTCCAGCAGCATGTCGGCGGCTCGCTCCACCACGAGCCCGGAAAGGGCAAAGAAAGCGCAGCGGCTTTAGGACACGGCGGGAGCATCTATGCCCCGGACACGAAGTAG
- a CDS encoding ATP-binding cassette domain-containing protein yields the protein MGLAVRLKKAVKGFTLEAAWEIGNELAVLFGYSGAGKSMTLQMIAGLMTPDEGRVQVDDCVLFDSGARINVPPNRRALGYVFQDLALFPHMTVSENIAYGLNGTGRHKRREEVGALVDTFRLNGLEHKYPAEISGGQKQRVAFARALIRRPPVLLLDEPFSALDTPLRMEMRMLLKEIRRDFDLPVVLVTHDLAEAAFLADTMIVYTNGRVAQAGAPAAVMANPADPGVAALVASCSPAPSP from the coding sequence ATGGGATTAGCGGTGCGGCTCAAGAAAGCGGTGAAGGGGTTCACGCTCGAAGCGGCCTGGGAGATCGGCAACGAGCTCGCGGTCCTCTTCGGCTATTCAGGGGCGGGGAAGTCGATGACCCTCCAGATGATCGCAGGGCTCATGACACCGGACGAGGGGAGGGTACAGGTCGACGACTGTGTTCTCTTCGACAGCGGCGCACGCATCAATGTCCCGCCCAACCGCCGGGCGCTGGGATACGTCTTCCAGGACCTCGCGCTCTTCCCCCACATGACGGTCAGCGAGAATATCGCTTATGGCCTTAACGGGACCGGACGGCATAAACGGAGAGAGGAGGTCGGCGCACTGGTGGACACCTTTCGCCTGAACGGTCTGGAGCATAAGTATCCTGCCGAGATCTCGGGAGGGCAGAAGCAGCGCGTCGCCTTCGCCCGGGCGCTCATCCGGAGGCCGCCGGTGCTCCTCCTGGATGAGCCGTTCTCCGCCCTCGACACTCCCCTGCGGATGGAGATGCGCATGCTCCTGAAAGAGATACGGCGCGACTTCGATCTTCCTGTTGTCCTCGTAACGCACGACCTGGCCGAGGCCGCCTTTCTTGCCGACACGATGATCGTCTACACGAACGGCAGGGTCGCCCAGGCCGGCGCTCCCGCTGCCGTAATGGCCAACCCTGCCGACCCCGGGGTCGCCGCCCTCGTTGCCTCCTGCAGTCCGGCGCCCTCCCCGTAG